Proteins co-encoded in one Odontesthes bonariensis isolate fOdoBon6 chromosome 24, fOdoBon6.hap1, whole genome shotgun sequence genomic window:
- the mtfr2 gene encoding mitochondrial fission regulator 2, whose product MSLAEDILDVLRMVLEYFGVAPDMLVPVWDSQLCGQYRSVVRMIGTNLPLNPTPRVHFQIPLVTYRARGYVESSDTPAIPSFADVMWVFDDEGDSFAKTRNHLAPKKQNTVNRDLMRYPRPALSQSHGGGRSRRQKTDPDALKKITALESELLKLQAQIAMIVTAAPPSARIESHNGSGSPLRSPLPVPALTSTPRCAAPPPPPPPPPPCPSASTDTSSVLDLIRQRKNVTDKGPLGPQNSGLCRGSENRGIPSMLDVLKDLNQVKLRSVERSPGGSPVKRRRSKGGAALLNDPAALIAEALKRKFAQHRHNNSSDKENSIELSPFGSPEAPQVSLHTRRSQGRRHF is encoded by the exons ATGTCTTTAGCAGAGGATATTCTCGATGTGTTACGCATGGTCCTGGAGTACTTTGGAGTGGCTCCAGATATG CTGGTTCCCGTGTGGGATAGTCAGCTGTGTGGTCAGTATCGCAGCGTTGTGCGAATGATTGGGACAAATCTCCCACTGAACCCCACCCCACGTGTCCACTTCCAG ATCCCCCTGGTAACATATAGGGCCCGCGGATATGTTGAAAGCTCAGACACACCAGCCATCCCCTCATTCGCGGACGTCATGTGGGTGTTTGATGACGAGGGCGACAGCTTTGCCAAAACCAG GAACCATTTAGCTCCAAAGAAGCAAAACACTGTAAATCGAGATCTGATGAGATACCCAAGACCAGCCCTGAGTCAGTCTCATGGAGGAGGAAGATCCCGCCGACAGAAAACTGATCCAGACGCTCTGAAGAAGATCACGGCGCTGGAGAGTGAACTGCTCAAACTGCAAGCTCAGATCGCCATGATTGTAACTGCTGCTCCACCCTCGG CCCGGATTGAATCCCACAACGGCTCAGGGTCGCCTTTGAGGTCCCCTCTTCCAGTTCCCGCTCTCACCTCCACACCCCGCTGTGCTGCTCCCCCTccacctccccctcctccaccaccCTGCCCAAGCGCCTCCACCGACACATCGTCTGTGTTGGACCTGATCAGACAGCGCAAGAACGTTACCGATAAGGGTCCGCTCGGGCCCCAGAACTCGGGGCTCTGCAGAGGATCAGAAAACAGGGGGATTCCCTCCATGCTGGATGTTCTGAAAGACTTGAATCAAGTGAAATTACGCTCAGTGGAGAG ATCACCAGGGGGCTCGCCAGTCAAAAGGAGACGCAGTAAGGGAGGTGCTGCGTTACTTAATGACCCAGCAGCTCTGATTGCTGAGGCTCTGAAGAGAAAGTTTGCTCAGCACCGCCACAACAACTCCTCCGACAAAGAGAATTCAATAGAACTCTCCCCTTTCGGCAGTCCAGAGGCTCCTCAG GTTTCTCTCCACACCAGACGCAGTCAGGGACGCCGCCACTTCTGA